A DNA window from Bdellovibrio sp. BCCA contains the following coding sequences:
- a CDS encoding outer membrane beta-barrel domain-containing protein has translation MKKQTYIFLMLMMLAPLGVKAQSETGDDLDVIELELDKAAPAKQAPANSAPSYQESTAPRDNTLTDFSGLGTLAPFKEISVIQKRFLPKTGRFQLFGGATVLTNNPFFNTIGGVAKASYFLSESWGVELNYFGLTTSERQTTEELRDIQGVSTENLVYPKSFIGLDLMYVPIYGKMTWFNEKIVPFDLYFSAGYGTTNTQAGENAGTLHLATGQIFALTKAYAVRWDFSWNFFNAKGIDGSQNSFNNLFLTVGMSWFFPEASYR, from the coding sequence ATGAAAAAACAAACATACATTTTTCTGATGCTGATGATGCTGGCTCCTTTGGGAGTGAAAGCACAATCAGAAACGGGTGATGATTTAGACGTGATTGAGTTGGAACTGGATAAAGCCGCTCCGGCAAAACAAGCTCCGGCGAATTCAGCTCCGAGCTACCAGGAGTCAACGGCACCCAGAGACAACACACTCACAGATTTCTCCGGTCTTGGAACTTTGGCTCCGTTTAAAGAAATTTCTGTCATTCAAAAAAGATTCTTGCCAAAAACAGGTCGCTTCCAACTTTTTGGGGGTGCGACGGTCCTTACCAACAATCCGTTCTTTAATACGATCGGTGGCGTGGCTAAGGCGAGTTACTTCTTAAGTGAGTCTTGGGGCGTGGAGCTGAACTATTTCGGTCTTACGACGTCTGAAAGACAAACAACCGAAGAACTTCGCGACATTCAGGGTGTGAGCACAGAAAACTTAGTTTATCCAAAATCTTTCATCGGTCTTGATCTGATGTACGTTCCTATCTACGGAAAGATGACTTGGTTTAACGAAAAGATCGTACCTTTTGATCTTTATTTTTCTGCGGGATACGGAACAACGAATACGCAAGCTGGAGAGAACGCAGGAACACTGCACTTAGCAACAGGCCAGATTTTCGCTTTGACGAAGGCCTATGCCGTTCGTTGGGATTTTAGCTGGAACTTCTTTAACGCTAAAGGTATCGACGGTTCACAAAATTCATTCAACAACCTCTTCCTCACTGTGGGTATGAGTTGGTTCTTTCCGGAGGCTAGTTACCGATGA
- a CDS encoding outer membrane beta-barrel domain-containing protein: protein MIIVLALLLHKAAFAASEVVELPPEELAQESVLPVFDKPVSVKNRNVVTAGKFDVDVFYGYAMTEPIANVSKLGLGVYYNWSEEHAIGLFFANNMSGLSDYAKQIEKTPATHLDLSKAPMPKNTIMADYNLKAFYGKMSITKSLVFNTVLYGSGSLGVVQYEHKTYPAVAVGLGQKFYFNRDWALRFDLRLYANQGPVPFLGGSKMHEGTPRPSFDEFQERVLYTTNLDIGLSYLF, encoded by the coding sequence ATGATTATTGTTCTTGCCTTGTTGCTACACAAGGCGGCTTTTGCGGCTTCAGAGGTTGTCGAACTTCCTCCTGAAGAGTTGGCGCAAGAATCGGTTCTTCCGGTTTTTGATAAGCCAGTGAGCGTGAAAAACAGAAATGTGGTCACGGCGGGAAAATTTGACGTCGACGTTTTTTACGGTTACGCGATGACGGAACCTATTGCGAACGTCAGCAAGCTTGGTTTGGGCGTATACTACAACTGGAGTGAAGAGCACGCAATTGGTTTGTTCTTTGCTAACAACATGTCAGGTCTTTCTGATTATGCAAAACAAATCGAAAAAACGCCAGCCACTCACTTGGATTTATCTAAAGCTCCAATGCCGAAAAATACCATTATGGCTGATTACAACTTAAAAGCTTTCTACGGAAAGATGAGTATCACGAAGTCTTTGGTGTTTAATACGGTTCTTTACGGCTCAGGTTCTTTGGGTGTTGTTCAGTATGAACACAAAACTTATCCGGCTGTTGCTGTGGGTTTAGGTCAAAAATTTTACTTTAACAGAGATTGGGCTTTGCGCTTTGATTTGCGTCTTTATGCGAATCAAGGTCCGGTGCCTTTTCTAGGTGGAAGTAAAATGCACGAAGGAACGCCAAGACCGTCATTCGATGAATTCCAAGAGAGAGTTCTTTACACGACCAATCTCGACATCGGTCTTTCGTATCTATTTTAA
- a CDS encoding acyl-CoA thioesterase produces MNLFFRLFYILLFSRSRKPVQIMEECATPFRVWPTDLDVLRHMNNGVYFSLQDLARTDYMIRAQAAKKIAEQGWYPVVASEMIRFRRSLKLFQKFELCTRLISWDDKYLYLEHKFISRGDVIAVGMIRARFLSKTGGTVSPQDLLKVLDLSLQAPSFPEHLASWISADQTHSKSLGL; encoded by the coding sequence ATGAATTTATTTTTCCGTCTTTTTTATATTCTTTTATTTTCCCGCTCCCGCAAGCCCGTTCAAATCATGGAGGAATGTGCCACTCCGTTTCGTGTATGGCCCACGGACTTAGATGTTTTACGACACATGAATAACGGCGTTTATTTTTCTCTCCAAGATTTGGCGCGCACGGATTATATGATTCGCGCGCAGGCGGCAAAAAAAATCGCAGAGCAGGGCTGGTATCCCGTTGTGGCTTCGGAGATGATTCGATTTCGCCGCTCACTTAAACTTTTTCAAAAGTTTGAACTCTGCACGCGTTTGATAAGCTGGGATGATAAGTACCTTTATCTTGAGCATAAGTTTATCAGTCGCGGTGACGTGATCGCCGTGGGAATGATCCGCGCGCGTTTTTTAAGTAAAACGGGTGGAACTGTTTCGCCTCAAGACCTTTTGAAAGTGTTGGACCTCTCGTTGCAAGCTCCATCGTTTCCCGAGCATTTAGCTTCTTGGATTTCTGCGGATCAAACGCACTCGAAGAGTTTAGGTCTTTGA
- a CDS encoding KdsC family phosphatase produces the protein MKNIKMLVLDVDGVLTDTRIWFDGKEWRRFFSIRDGVGIKRLIDSGYKIAVITGTKAEDIRTRVKNLGIQYLYEGALDKEPSFLQLQQESGVKPEEMAYIGDDIFDVPLLQTVAFGATVPEAVDEVLEIADYVTRRPGGMGAVREVCDYIYKYGAFSSGR, from the coding sequence TTGAAAAATATCAAGATGTTGGTCCTCGATGTGGACGGCGTCTTAACGGACACGCGTATTTGGTTTGATGGCAAAGAATGGCGTCGATTCTTTTCTATTCGTGACGGCGTGGGCATCAAACGTCTTATTGATTCTGGCTATAAAATTGCTGTGATTACGGGAACTAAGGCCGAAGACATTCGCACGCGTGTGAAAAATCTCGGAATTCAATATCTCTATGAAGGCGCTCTCGACAAAGAGCCCTCTTTCTTACAACTGCAACAGGAATCCGGAGTAAAGCCTGAAGAGATGGCTTACATCGGTGATGACATTTTTGACGTTCCTCTTTTGCAGACGGTGGCCTTTGGCGCGACTGTGCCAGAAGCCGTTGATGAAGTTCTTGAAATTGCTGATTACGTGACTCGCAGACCCGGAGGTATGGGCGCTGTGAGAGAAGTTTGTGATTACATCTATAAATATGGGGCTTTTTCCTCAGGTAGGTAA